GCGGATATAGGTCATTTCGAAAGCGAATATTGCGCAATTCAATTAATATTTGATATTTTATCGAAAAATTTATGTACCTTTGCGGTTCGCAAGAGTGAACGCTCGCGCAATCCGGTAAACTATCTGGTTTAAGTCTAAACTATAAAGACAACATATGGCAACGCAAAAGAAGACGGCCGACGTCGATTATTCGATGCAGGAGAAGATCATGGCGCTCTATGAGCTGCAGAAGATCGACAGCAAGATCGACGAAATCAACAAGGTGAAAGGCGAACTGCCTCTCGAGGTTCAGGACCTCGAGGATGAGATGGCCGGGATGAAGACCCGCATCGAACACATCAACGCCGAGATCGAGGAGCTGAACACGCTGACCAAGCAACGCAAGCGCGAGGTGGACCAGGCTAAAATTATGATCGGCAACTACAAGGAGCAGCAGAACAACGTGCGCAACAACCGCGAGTTCGACGCCATCACCAAGGAGATCGAGTATCAGGAGCTTGAAATCGAGCTGGCCGAGAAGCGCCTGAAGGAGTATTCCGCCGGCGTGAAGGCCAAGAAACTCCAGCTGGAGGAGGCCGAGAACCTCTCCGTAGAGCGCGCTGCCGACCTCGCGGCCAAGAAGGCCGAACTGGAGGGCATCGAGGCCGAGACGGCTCCGCTGGTGGCGGAATACGCCGCACAGGGCGAGCGTGTCAAGGAGAAGATCGACGAGCGTCTGCTGGCGGCTTACGACCGCATCCGCCGCAACGTCCGCAACGGACTGGCGGTGGTGACCGTCAAGCGCGACGCCTGCGGAGGCTGCTTCAACCGCATCCCGCCCCAGCGTCAGGTGGACATCCGCCAGGGCAAGAAGATCATTATCTGCGAATACTGCGGCCGCATCCTCGTTGCCGATCCCGACGAAACGCAGGAATAGAGACGATACGAACAGCGAAAAGGCTTCCGGAAAACCGGGAGCCTTTTTTATTTTTAAATATTTTTGTAAATACGGGAATGTTAATTTATTAACATCGAAAATCTTTCCGACTTTTGCAAATAATCCTTAACTTTGCAAAGTTGTAATTTCCGGACTTAAATTATTCGCATGAAAATAGCCATAGCTCAGCTGAATTACACGATCGGAGACGTGGACGGCAATGCCTCGAAGATCATCGACTCCATTCACAAGGCGAAAGCGCAGCATGCCGACCTGGTGATTTTCGCCGAACAGGCCGTGAGCGGAACCCCAGCCTTCGACCTGCTGCGCAAGACGACCTTCCTCGAACTCTGCGAGGACGCTCTGGTCGAAATAGCCTCGTGCTGCGACGGCATCGCCGCCATCGTCGGTCTCCCGATCCTCACGGCGGACGGCACGATCAGCGCCGCGGCGCTGATCCAGGACCGCAAGGTGCTGCGCTACATCGGCAAGAAATACATCACGGCGCGCCGTGAAATGGGTTTCCTGGTCCCTTCGAAAGGCTATGAATACGCCACGATCAAGGGCCATAAGTGCGCGATCATCGTGGGCGACGATTTGAGCCGCGAGCGCGACTTCGACCAGTCGGTCGAAACGGTCATCTCGATCAACGCCCGCAAATACGGCAAGGGAACCATGACCTACCGTTACGAGATGATGCGCAACCTGGCTTTCGTCGAGAGCAAGAATCTCGTGCTGGTCAATCAGGTGGGCGGTTCGACCGACATCGTCTACGACGGCACGTCGGGCGCGCTGAACAGCCGCGGCGAACTGGTGCTGATGATGAAGAATTTCGAGGAGGATTTCCAGATTTTCGATACGAAGGCGTCCGCCCGGCCGATCACGATCCCCTCGACCTACAACGACCGCACGCGTCTGGTCTACGAGGCGGCACGCTGCGGACTGCGGGACTTCTTCCGCAAGAACGGCTACCGGAAGGCTTCGATCGGCCTTTCGGGCGGCATCGACTCGGCCGTGGTGGCCTCGATCGCCGCCGATGCGCTGGGGGCGGAGAATGTCCGCGCGCTGCTGATGCCCTCGCCCTTCTCGTCCCTCGAGTCGGTGGAGGACGCCAAGGAGCTGGCGCGCAACCTCGGCATCGAATACAACGTCATTCCGATCTCGGAAATCTATACCAGCGTGGTGAACACCCTCAAGCCGGTCATCGGCGGCACGGAGTTCGACGCCACGGAGGAGAATATCCAGACGCGTATCCGCACGGTGCTGCTGATGGCCCTCCAGAACAAAACGGACTACATCCTGCTGAACTCCTCGAACAAGAGCGAGAACGCACTGGGGCTCTGCACCCTGTACGGCGACACGGCAGGCGCTTTCAGCCCCACGGGCGACCTTTACAAGAGCGAAATGTACGACGTGGCACGCTATATCAACCGGACGCAGGGCAACCCGATTCCCGAAAGCATCCTGACCAAGGAACCTTCGTCGGAACTGCATCCCGGACAGAAGGACAGCGACATTCTGCCGCCCTACGAGGTGGTGGACGCCATCCTGTTCCGCATGATCGAGGAGGGGCAGCACCGCGAGGAGATCGTCAACGCGGGTTTCGACTCGGAGGTGGTGGAGAAAATCCACGGCATGATCATGCGCAACGAGAAGAAACGCTACCAGTTTCCGCCCGTGCTGCGGCTCTCGTCGTGCACGTTCGGACATGAGCGGCTGATGCCCCTCACCAACAAATACGGAGATTAGGGCGTGGCGGATTTGATCGAACACTGCGGCGTGGTGGAACGTACGGAGCGCGACACGGTCTATGTGAGGATCACCTCCCGGAGCGCCTGCGGAACCTGCAAGGCCCGCCAGGCGTGCGGCCTGGCCGAGGCGCAGGACAAGATCGTCGCCGTGGCGACCCCCGAGGCCGGGCAGTATGCCGCCGGCAGGGAGGTGATGGTCGGCGTGCGGCGGAGTGCCGGCGTACGCGCCGTCGT
This Alistipes shahii WAL 8301 DNA region includes the following protein-coding sequences:
- a CDS encoding zinc ribbon domain-containing protein, encoding MATQKKTADVDYSMQEKIMALYELQKIDSKIDEINKVKGELPLEVQDLEDEMAGMKTRIEHINAEIEELNTLTKQRKREVDQAKIMIGNYKEQQNNVRNNREFDAITKEIEYQELEIELAEKRLKEYSAGVKAKKLQLEEAENLSVERAADLAAKKAELEGIEAETAPLVAEYAAQGERVKEKIDERLLAAYDRIRRNVRNGLAVVTVKRDACGGCFNRIPPQRQVDIRQGKKIIICEYCGRILVADPDETQE
- a CDS encoding NAD+ synthase, which translates into the protein MKIAIAQLNYTIGDVDGNASKIIDSIHKAKAQHADLVIFAEQAVSGTPAFDLLRKTTFLELCEDALVEIASCCDGIAAIVGLPILTADGTISAAALIQDRKVLRYIGKKYITARREMGFLVPSKGYEYATIKGHKCAIIVGDDLSRERDFDQSVETVISINARKYGKGTMTYRYEMMRNLAFVESKNLVLVNQVGGSTDIVYDGTSGALNSRGELVLMMKNFEEDFQIFDTKASARPITIPSTYNDRTRLVYEAARCGLRDFFRKNGYRKASIGLSGGIDSAVVASIAADALGAENVRALLMPSPFSSLESVEDAKELARNLGIEYNVIPISEIYTSVVNTLKPVIGGTEFDATEENIQTRIRTVLLMALQNKTDYILLNSSNKSENALGLCTLYGDTAGAFSPTGDLYKSEMYDVARYINRTQGNPIPESILTKEPSSELHPGQKDSDILPPYEVVDAILFRMIEEGQHREEIVNAGFDSEVVEKIHGMIMRNEKKRYQFPPVLRLSSCTFGHERLMPLTNKYGD
- a CDS encoding SoxR reducing system RseC family protein; translated protein: MADLIEHCGVVERTERDTVYVRITSRSACGTCKARQACGLAEAQDKIVAVATPEAGQYAAGREVMVGVRRSAGVRAVVLAYVGALAVLLAVLVGTIAVAGWSEGAGALAAIAGVGVYYFALWLFRRKIEHTIQFTITKI